Genomic window (Candidatus Leptovillus gracilis):
AGCGCGCCTGAACCTGGCGTTAGTCGGGCCGCTACCCATTTATTTTTGCAGGTTTTTGGCCGTGGTTCTTTTCCAAAGTGGTGGCCGGTTCTCATGGTGCAGGTTGGGCGAGGTTTTGCAGAGTGGCAAAAGGTTTGGAAGGGAAACGGCCGTGCGCCTTTTTACTGTTTTCTCGTGGCGTAGGTTTTGCTGGGGAACGGCCGTTCACTTCATCGTCAATTTCTGGAAATTGTAAATCTGGCTGCCGTTTAGACGAAGCGGCGCAAAGTTGAGGCCGGTTGACCGGCCAGGTTGTACGTTGAGAAAAGAAGTTGGTGGGTGGGAACGGCCGTTTTGCCCCCACCCGTCTGGCAAAACAAGCTCAAGGTCTCAGCAAAGCGGCCTGACTGCGGCAGAGGTTTTGGTTTTTAAGCGGCAGGCTGATTGTGGAAGTTGTTGGGAATGGCGTAGGGGTTGGATGGGAGACGGCCGTTTGGCAAAACAAAAGTGATGGGCGTGAAACGCCACAGGCTGTTGTAGGTTTTGAGGAATGAAGAGATGTTGGGTGGGGGACGGCCGGTTGGGATAGCAAATGTGGTGGATGGGAAACGGCCGTTTTCCAGTAAAATTATGGTTAAAAGCCAGCGCCCTAACCCGCCCAATCAGTCAGCTTCGGCGCAGGTTTTAATAATTTTCGTTCAGGCACAAAGACAAGCGTCAGGACGGGCAGCCCGCCTAACATTCCATCCTGAGAACGTACCCGCTAATTGGGGCAAAACACTCCTTCAAAGGACGGGTAGGTTCTCCGGTGGGGGAATGACCCACCGGGCATGGGAGGTTACAGGTGACGCTGGCGCGAGTCCTCGGAAGGCTGGCTATTTGGTGATTGGCAAAGGTTTTGGCTGACAGCGCCAGCGCACCTGATGGTGGCGTTAGGGTGCGACACGAGGTCGCATGAGTAGCTGTTATGACCTTAACAAACAAGGGACATAACCTGGTGTTCTGCCACCAGTGCCCCTTCGGCTTCGCTCAGGGCAGGCTCTACCAGAGCGTGCGTCGTTGGTAACGACGGGGTGCGAAGCCTCTGGGACAATGAAGCCTCATCTCGCAAGAGATGGTCGTGGAATCGTGAGAGGAAGCGATGACCGCCAATACCAGGCGGGCCGGGAGCTAGGGCTGTGTAGTATGGTCAACATATGTGAATGGCTGATAAACGTCGTTACACCAGACAAGCGCAAGGTATTGCGTATGAAGGCAACTTCATACAACGCTTGGACCAAAATGGTAAGTGGTCAGGAATGGGTGCTCCTAACTCACTCATCGCAGATGCTGCACCACCGGCGAATAGGCCAGATGCTTCGGCAGCCTCAGCACAGGCTCTAACCTACACAGGTACTCATGCGGAACGTGGTAAGCCCGATGTTCTCCCTCATGGGTAGGGCGGTCGCAAGACCAACCGATGGAATAGCGGGTAAAGGATGCTGGAGAAAGCGAAAGCCGCGCTGTAACGGCGGGGATACGGGTTCAAGATTTGCCCGGCGCGAAAGCGAGCAGACTTCCGGCAGGTGTCTCTTTACGAGACAATACGGCAAACCGTCTCAGGAGAGAAAGCAGATGGCGAGGACGAAAACATAGGATGAAGTCAACCTTTTCCTTTCGTTACTTGATGCGCTCTCCCATGTTGTAGCAGGTTGGCACGATAGGATTACCTATCGCCTACAATATGCGATGGCTCCGTATGGGTATCGTAAAGTCTGCCCGGTAACGGGCGGGCGGGTCTAGCAATAGGCTTTTGAGATGCTTAAGCCTACTGCGTTGAAAAGCCTGCCCTGAGCGTAGCCGAACGGGGCGCACGGTGGGTTTTGAGGGGAGGAGGTGGCAGCAATGCCTCCCCCTTACCCGACATGAGCAAAGGCTCGGTCAACTGTTACGATTTGTACCTTGTAAACAGGGCAGAACCATCAATCCATGAAGCATAGAAAGGCATGAGTGATAGTTGATCTAGATGATTGGAATTCGCCAAATGACGAATCCCTGAAAGGAGAAGGTCTGGATCATGAACACAATAAGTAAGACTAGAGTGAATTACCGTCTCATGAATATTCTGGCACTTATAGTCGGGATCATCGGTATTGCGTTTCTATTCTTGCCAGATTTCGAACTACTGTCATTTATGCTGACGGTGGCTGTTTTAGGTGGCCTAATCGGTGGAAGTAACGGTTACGAGGAACGGGAGCGCCTTCAACTTAGGCAGGGTTATCAGAAAGCCTTTAATGGGTTGCTCTTAGTGGTAATGGCCGCCTACTCTCTTATCGAGTTTTCGAAATGGTTTATTCTTATGGAAGCAGCGGCAACTTTTTTGAATAACCACTGGCCTGGTTTGATTCTATCTGTGATGTGTATCGCAATGGGAATCGCTGGACTTCAAAAAAGCAAGAATGGCAGGCTCAGTCTAACAATGCGTGCACACGGACGGCGGGATTCTCACCATCAAAACGAGTTGGTTCTGATTTTGGGCTTTTTCCATTTTGCAGATGAATCCAAACCCACCCGCCGCCGGTAACGCGAGCCGTTAGTCGGGCTTACTTGTCCGTCAGGTTTACATATCGATAAAATAGTCGCAAGGGAGAGTTGATATGCCAACGAATCAGGCGCGCGATATTTTCATCGCTCGTATCAAACAGCTTATGGGGCAATATGGGTATTTTGTAGAGTAGAGCGCCAGCGCACAGCCGGAATGTGTCAATAGAAAGGTGAGTGATGAACACAAAGCACGGTTAAAATCATTGAGGAAAGTGCTTAATGTGGCACATTTTCTGCCATATTCTGATTTTGGGCCAATAAGGGCAGGGCGGTAACGGCCGTTTACTTTTTTATAGGCACATATACGCAAGGAAAATGAAAGGGAGGGTACGATGTCCATATGGAAAAAACTTTTAGCAGCATTTTTTATAATGTTACTTTCTTTCGTAGTTTCAGGTTTTCTTGGCTACTTATTTTTCGAGCTTTTTGCGGGGGTTCTCAGGTGGGGTGAAAGTATGTCTTTTCTTTTGATTTTTATTTCACCCGTTGTCGCTGGATTTGTAAGTCTTTTTGTGTCTTGGAAATTGCTTTTTTTTGATGAGCCAAGTTTTGCTTTTAGCGATAATTTGTATCGGTTGATTTTTAAAGGTGTAATGGTTAGTGCTTCGATTGGAATTATTTTAGTTGTTTTTCTATTTTCTTTATTTCAAGCCTATTTTTTTTAGGCTGGCGGTGATAGGCGCATATGTGCAAGGTAAAATCACATGAATCTATTCACTGAATACTACCCAAGAGATACCTGTTCACATGACACCTTTACACATATGGCACACTCTATTTCGCCAACAAAATACGGAGTGTTCTCGAGGTCAGCATAAAAATTTTCACCCTGTAGGCATCTTGTCTTTGTGGCCCAGCCAATCACGCAGAAGCCTTTCTGAGCCTTTTTCTTGCATTTTTGGCGGAAATTGCGCCCAAAATGCGGCATTTCTCTACTCTTGCGACTTTTTAAGCGATTAATCTCATTTCTGAACCACACTGGCAGAGTCTAATGTGCCAAATGTGTCAACTTTCATGATACTGCTGGCGAATTGTTTCGTCGCTCCGAAAATCACAAAAATTAGCCGCTTCAAGCTCAAAAAACGATCAAAATCCGTTTGTTTCATCACCGATTTTCGGCCTGTTTTGAATTTGCCAGCGGTATCCTTTCATCTGGCCGGGTATCCCCACATCGAAGCTAATTTTGCTGTATCAGGATTAATGTGTTTTGTTTGGGTTATGTGTCCCATGTGTCCACTTTTTTGGGGGAATCCCACTTTTCGGTCAACGATTGTATGGGTAGGAAACGCCAGGTCGGGCAAAATCTTCTCGCGCTGAAAAATTAAACAAAACCTAAACATATTTAAACGATTGTTGTAATTTACGTGACTATACTTATTAAATCATAGATGGGCACCGTGGATTTTAGGTAGACATCCTTACTCCTTCTACCTGATTAAATCCGAAAACCCATCTGTCATACGGCTGTTGCAGCAAGATCTTTCACAAAATGCGTGTGTAATAGGACGTTAGACTTCAGCCAAACTGTTTTCATTAGCAATTCTAAAACTCTCAGCAGTAACAAAGGGGACGGAGAAAACCTTTTACCTCAACAATTGCATAGCTTTTGCAGAGCGACCGATTTTCGTGGACATCTTTTTTTGTATTGGTAGCTCCCTCTGACGGAGAGTCTTGTTGCGTGTACCGGTAGTACTCTACATAGTCAGAGACTCCACTAAAGCCGTTCAGCTCTGGTGTGGTTTCGCTTGACAACATAACAACAAAGGAGCAAAGATCCAACATGAAGAAGAGAGTTATTTATTTTATTGTTAGCGTTATTTTCCTAGGGCTGACAGCTGTGCGACCTTATCCGGTGGCAGCCGAGCCGCCAACACAAACCGGCTCGGCTCAAACAGACGACAGCGTCCCGGCAGAACAGCCAAAGCCGGGTACGAACCCTGCGGTTGTGACCGACACCCCACCGCCAGGTTCGCCCGTTTTGCCGGAACGGGCCTATACCGGGTTGGAGATTCGTTTGCAGCAGGCTGTATTTGACCCGTCGGTGGCTTTAACGGCCGTTGCCTCCCCCAAAGCAGTTGTAGAAGTTGAACCAGCCCTCATCACCCGTTTTCAAAGTGTAGGCGAAACGGGCTACCTCATATACTTCCGCGAAAAACCAGATTTATCAGCCGCCTACAACATGACGTGGGCCGAACGCGGCTGGTATGTGGTGCAAACTCTGCAAGGGGCCGCCAGGTCTTCCCAGGCCAATGTGCGCGCCCACCTCGATTCGCAAGGCGTAAAATACCAAAGCTTCTGGATTGACAACATCATTGCCGTTGAAAGCTCCAATAAATCCACTTTGAACGGTTTGCTCTCCTTCAGCGAGATCGAAATCATCCGCGCCCCCCGCGTGATGCAAATCATTGAACCGGAAAAATCACTGGATAATAGCCATGCGCCGAACGCCATAGAACCCAACATCGCCCATGTGCTGGCCCCCCAAGCCTGGGCAGACGGTTATCGTGGCCTAGGTATGGTTGTTGCCAACGTTGATACCGGCGTACGCGCTACCCACGAAGCCCTGGTTCGCCAATATCGTGGCACGGCCACCGGCAGCCACGACTACAACTGGTTGGGCGCGGCCAGCGGCAGCGCCATACCAACGGACGATCACGGCCACGGCACGCATACAATGGGCACCATCGTTGGTGAAAACGCAGCCCTAACCAACCAGATCGGTGTGGCTCCGGGCGCTCAGTGGATTGCCTGTGACGCCTGCCAGACCACCGGCTGCCCCGATGCTGCCTTGCTCACCTGCGCCCAATGGATTGCCGCCCCCTATCCCATTGGCAGCCCTGGCTCTCCCAACCCCGACATGCGCCCCAACGTTGTCAACAACTCCTGGGGCGACTGTGGTCAAACATACGACAATTGGTACGCGGGATCCATCGCCGCCTGGCAAGCCGCCGGTATTTACCCGGTTTTCTCCAATGGCAACGCCAGCAACTGTTCTTACTCCTCGCCGCCCGGCCTAAACACCGTCGGCAACCCGGCCCGCTCCGGTAACGTCACCGGCGTAGGCTCTTCGGGTGAAAGCAACGGCCAATATGCCACTCACTCCAATTGGGGGCCAACAGACAATCCCGACACGGTAAATCCCCAGGCCGGTTGGGCGGATTTAAAACCCCAGGTCATCGCTCCTGGTGTAAGCATCCGTTCTAGCACGCCGGGCAGCGACACAGAGTATCAAGATGGCTGGAGCGGCACCTCCATGTCGGCGCCGCATGTTACCGGGTTGGTGGCCCTGATGTGGCAGGCTGGCTCCTGCCTGATAGGCGATTATGCCACCACGGAAACCATCATCGAGCAGACGGCCACGCCGATTTATTACAATGATTTGGGTACCGGCGCACGCTGGCCCAACTATGCCACCGGCTGGGGCGAAATTAATGTAGAAGCTGCCGTGCAGGCGGCGCAAGCCGAGTGTCCTAATGGTACGCTACAAGGGACGGTTACCGATGTCGGCAGCGGTCTGCCAATCGCTGGCGCTACGATTGAGGCTATTCTAAGTGGCAATATGCGCAGCGTAAACACCAACGCCGCCGGTGAATATGAAATTGGTGGTCTCTCTGTCGGTGATTATGACGTCACGGCCTCGGCTTTTGGTTATCTGCCGAGTACGCAAACGGGCGTGACCATCCAAGATGGCGTGGTGACTACTCAGAATTTTGCCTTAACGGCCGTGCCCGACGCCACAGTTTCCGGTTTCGTAACGGATGCGGCTACCGGCTGGCCGTTGTACGCCAGCATCGACATTACCGGCTACCCTGGCAGCACCATCTGGACCAACCCGGAAACGGGCGCGTACAGTGTGCAGTTGCCCCAAGGCGGCAGCTATGAGTTCATCGTCAGCGCCTGGGTAGATGGTTACACGGATGCCACCCAATTGATTGGCCCGATTGCCGGTGATACTACCCAGGACTTTGCCTTGAATGCTGATCTGGTTGCTTGTGAAGCGCCAGGTTATGCAAGTGGCGGTTTGTTTGAACAGTTCGATAGCGGAAGTTTGCCTTCGGGTTGGAGCATAGTTGACAATCAAGGAAATGGTCAGGTTTGGCAGTTCAACAATCCTGGCAATGTCGGTAACAATACGGGTGGGGCTGGCTTGTTTGCTGTCCTTAACAGCGATAGTTATGGCTCCTCTGGCGTACAAAACACCGAGTTACGCACTCCTGTAATGGACTTTTCATCAACGCCTGTAGTTACACTTGAGTTCAAGTACGAATACCGGGATTACTCATTTACATCCGAGGTAGCCAATGTAGATGTAAGCATCAATGGCGGGGCGGGGCCTTGGACGAACGTTTGGACACGCTCCGGAGCAAGTGATTTGGGGCCTAAAACGGCCGTTATCGACATCTCCGCTTTGGCCGGCAATCAACCTAATGTGATGGTCCGTTTCCACTATTACAATGGCAGTTGGTCATGGTGGTGGCAGGTAGATGATGTTTTAATTGGAGGAGCATCGTCTTGTACTGCTCCTTCCGGTGGTTTGGTGGTAGGCAACGTTTACAACGCGAACATGACCGCAGGCGTCAACGGCGCTACCGTGTCCAACGAAGACAGCTACACCACTAACAGCGCCGCCACGCCGTTAGACCCCAACGTAGACGATGGCTTTTATACTCTCTATTCCCCGGCCGGTAGCAAGACGTTTACGGCCGTCGCCACCGGCTACACATCAGACGTAGACACCGTGAACGTGGTAGCCAACAACACCGTGTACCACGACTTCTCCCTGGGCAGCGCTTTACTCAGTTATGCCCCGGAAAGTCTGGCTGTTACAATTCCGACGGGGAGCAGTCTGATACGGCCGTTTACCATCACCAACAGCGGTACTGACACAGCCAACTACCAGATTGGTGAAATAGGTGGCAGCGTCTCTGATGTGGCACAGGATGGCAGCTTTGAAGGCGGAACGCCAAATACCAGTTGGAGCGAGGCTTCTACTAATTTTGGCACGCCAATTTGTGATAGTGGATGTGGCGCCGATGTGTCCAGAACCGGCAGTTATTGGGTCTGGTTCGGCGGAGCAAATTCCACAGAAATCGGTTCGGTTGATCAGACTGTCACAATCCCATCCGGCGTAACGACATTGTCCTTCTGGCTGTTAATCGGAAGCACCGGCGCCCCGGCGTTCATGAATGTTTCCATGGATGGCGACGTGCTGTTTTCTGTCACGGAGGCAGATGCAGCCAGTTATGGGGACTATAAAGAGGCCACCGTTGATGTTTCTGCCTACGCAGATGGCGGCGCCCACAATTTGCGCTTTAGCTCAACCGAATACGGTACTTCTTTGGCCGTAACCAATTTCCACGTTGACGATGTCAGCCTGCTTGTAGACGCTGGCCTTCCCTGGTTAAGCGAACTACCAGCCTCTGGCACAGTCGCTGCCGCGACCGACCAGCAAATTAATGTGACCTTCGACGCCACGGCGATGACGCCTGGGCAATATACCGGTGAACTATTTATCGCCCACGACACGCCCAGCACAGTGCCCAACATGCCCATCACCATGACCGTGGTCACTGATTATGCCTGGAATGGCAGCCAGAGCAGCGCCTGGAACAATGCCCTGAACTGGACGCCCAACGGCGTCCCGAACGGCTTTGCGCGCGTCCTGGTGGACCCGGCTTATCTCACTGGAGTAGACTGGCCGGTACTGGAAATGGACCCGGCTGTGTTTGACCTGACGGTAGCCGCCGGTGCGGAACTGACGATTCCCGACGGCCGTTCCCTCGCCATCAACGGCGCCCTCACCAACAACGGCACGCTGCGCCAGACCATCGACATCACCGATCCCACTTACACCCGCTTCCTGCATATCACCGGCAGCGGTGGGGCAAAATACTACGGCGTAGACATCATCCCGGCCGGGGCGATGGGGCCGACGACGGTGGAAATTCGCGGCAACCAGACCGCCGGCTGCAACCAGGGCGACCAGTTGGCCCACCGCTGCTTCGACATCGAGCCGACCACGCCGCAAACGGCCGCCGTCCGCTTCTGGTATTTGGGTGACGAACGCAACAACCAGGACACCGGCGCTATGCGCGTCTATCATTGGAATGGGGCCAGTTGGGACCGCCTGGACGCTGATGGCGAACAACGCGGCAACGGTGGCGACCATTACTACGTGGAGGTTGATGGCGTCAGCGCCTACTCGCCCTTTGGCCTGACCGACAGCAATCCGGATGAACCCACGGCCGTTTCCCTGCAAACCATTCGCGCTGTGGGAGTGAACACGGCCGTCTTCTCCCTTGCCCTGCTGCTTGGCCTACTGCTGATTAGCGGTTGGGTACTGCGCCGGCGGTAACAACTTGATTCGCCAGGGCAAGACCAGTTTTGCCCTGGCCTACACACGGCATGTTAAGGGGCCTCCGGCGTCACGGGAGGCCCCTTAACCGGTAAAAAGCCTTCAGTCGCAAACGGACAGGCTATGCTTTTCTTCAAGGGAGGGTTGGGTAAAAGCAAATAATTCCTTGTACCGTGTATGAGCATTATGTTATGCTATGGCGCAATCGGGATAGTCACAGATGGAGGAGGCCGCTTGAACTGGCAAGAAGCAACTTACCTGTTTCCTTATATCATGGCACTGCTTATCTCGCTGTCCGTGGCCCACTATACCTGGCGGCGGCGATCCGTGCCGACTATCAATACATTTGCCTTCTATGCCTATGCCCAGACCGCTATGGTTCTGGGCTTTATTTTGGAACTGCTCAGCCCCGAATTAAACGGCAAGATTTTTTGGGATAACTTTCAGTGGATAGGTATCTTTGTCGCTCTCGTCGCGCTGTTTATCTTCACCTTTTAAGACACCTGGCCACATGAAACGATACCGCTGGCGAATTCAAAACAGGCCGAAAATCGGTGTTGAAACAAACGGATTTTGATCGTTTTTTGAGCTTGAAGCGGCTAATTTTTGTGATTTTCGGAGCGACGGAACAATTCGCCAGCAGTATCATGAAACGATACTGCTGGCGAATTGTTTGAGAGCCGTTGCGAGGCCAAAAGCATATAATAGCGGTCAAAAATCGGAGAGAGTTTCATGTCCTTAAATCCTCAGCAAACTCCTGTAGTTCCTGAAGAAACGGCGATGGTTGCCCGTGCTGCGTTCCCCAAAGGGAATACTTATATGCGGATGCGGGATGAGCTGGGTCCAGTTTTTGCTGATGAACAATTCGTTAAGTTATTTCCTGACCGGGGGCAACCGGCCGAATCCCCGGCCCGTTTAGCATTGGTAACGGTCATGCAGTTTGCGGAAGGACTATCTGATCGCCAGGCAGCAGACGCTGTCCGCGCACGAATCGATTGGAAGTACGCGCTTGGTCTAGAGATCGCCGACCCTGGATTCGATGCTTCTGTTCTAAGCGAATTTCGGACACGCCTCATTGAGGGCAGCGCTGAATTGTTGTTATTTGAAACAATGTTGGCCTGTTTGCGTGACAAAGGCCTGCTCAAAGTGCGGGGACGTATGCGGACAGACTCCACCCACATTCTAGCCGCTATCCGCAGCCTGAGCCGACTGGAATGTATCGGGGAGACAATCAGACAGGCGCTGAACGTGCTGGCCACTGTCGTCCCCGATTGGTTAAGCGAGTGGGTCCCCGCTGATTGGTACGATCGTTACAATCGTCGTTTTGAAGATTATCGATTGCCTAAAAGCAAGGAAGACCGCTATACGTTGGGCGAACAGATTGGCCGAGATGGGATGCAGCTATGGCAACGACTGGGGAACCATCCCGAATTAGCTCAATTACGTAATTTACCGGCCATGGAGACATTACGGCAAGTATGGCTTCAGCAATTTATGATTCAGGATGAGCAATTGAAGTGGCGACCGGCTAGCGACCTTCCTCCAGCCAGTTTGTTGATCAACTCCCCGTATGATGTCGAAGCTCGTTTCAGCAAGAAACGGAAGACGGAGTGGACAGGCTATAAAGTTCACCTGAGTAAAAGTTGTGATGAAGAACTCCCTCATCTCATTGTCAACGTTGAAACGACAGCAGCGACCACCACTGA
Coding sequences:
- a CDS encoding S8 family serine peptidase, producing the protein MKKRVIYFIVSVIFLGLTAVRPYPVAAEPPTQTGSAQTDDSVPAEQPKPGTNPAVVTDTPPPGSPVLPERAYTGLEIRLQQAVFDPSVALTAVASPKAVVEVEPALITRFQSVGETGYLIYFREKPDLSAAYNMTWAERGWYVVQTLQGAARSSQANVRAHLDSQGVKYQSFWIDNIIAVESSNKSTLNGLLSFSEIEIIRAPRVMQIIEPEKSLDNSHAPNAIEPNIAHVLAPQAWADGYRGLGMVVANVDTGVRATHEALVRQYRGTATGSHDYNWLGAASGSAIPTDDHGHGTHTMGTIVGENAALTNQIGVAPGAQWIACDACQTTGCPDAALLTCAQWIAAPYPIGSPGSPNPDMRPNVVNNSWGDCGQTYDNWYAGSIAAWQAAGIYPVFSNGNASNCSYSSPPGLNTVGNPARSGNVTGVGSSGESNGQYATHSNWGPTDNPDTVNPQAGWADLKPQVIAPGVSIRSSTPGSDTEYQDGWSGTSMSAPHVTGLVALMWQAGSCLIGDYATTETIIEQTATPIYYNDLGTGARWPNYATGWGEINVEAAVQAAQAECPNGTLQGTVTDVGSGLPIAGATIEAILSGNMRSVNTNAAGEYEIGGLSVGDYDVTASAFGYLPSTQTGVTIQDGVVTTQNFALTAVPDATVSGFVTDAATGWPLYASIDITGYPGSTIWTNPETGAYSVQLPQGGSYEFIVSAWVDGYTDATQLIGPIAGDTTQDFALNADLVACEAPGYASGGLFEQFDSGSLPSGWSIVDNQGNGQVWQFNNPGNVGNNTGGAGLFAVLNSDSYGSSGVQNTELRTPVMDFSSTPVVTLEFKYEYRDYSFTSEVANVDVSINGGAGPWTNVWTRSGASDLGPKTAVIDISALAGNQPNVMVRFHYYNGSWSWWWQVDDVLIGGASSCTAPSGGLVVGNVYNANMTAGVNGATVSNEDSYTTNSAATPLDPNVDDGFYTLYSPAGSKTFTAVATGYTSDVDTVNVVANNTVYHDFSLGSALLSYAPESLAVTIPTGSSLIRPFTITNSGTDTANYQIGEIGGSVSDVAQDGSFEGGTPNTSWSEASTNFGTPICDSGCGADVSRTGSYWVWFGGANSTEIGSVDQTVTIPSGVTTLSFWLLIGSTGAPAFMNVSMDGDVLFSVTEADAASYGDYKEATVDVSAYADGGAHNLRFSSTEYGTSLAVTNFHVDDVSLLVDAGLPWLSELPASGTVAAATDQQINVTFDATAMTPGQYTGELFIAHDTPSTVPNMPITMTVVTDYAWNGSQSSAWNNALNWTPNGVPNGFARVLVDPAYLTGVDWPVLEMDPAVFDLTVAAGAELTIPDGRSLAINGALTNNGTLRQTIDITDPTYTRFLHITGSGGAKYYGVDIIPAGAMGPTTVEIRGNQTAGCNQGDQLAHRCFDIEPTTPQTAAVRFWYLGDERNNQDTGAMRVYHWNGASWDRLDADGEQRGNGGDHYYVEVDGVSAYSPFGLTDSNPDEPTAVSLQTIRAVGVNTAVFSLALLLGLLLISGWVLRRR
- a CDS encoding IS1182 family transposase, translated to MSLNPQQTPVVPEETAMVARAAFPKGNTYMRMRDELGPVFADEQFVKLFPDRGQPAESPARLALVTVMQFAEGLSDRQAADAVRARIDWKYALGLEIADPGFDASVLSEFRTRLIEGSAELLLFETMLACLRDKGLLKVRGRMRTDSTHILAAIRSLSRLECIGETIRQALNVLATVVPDWLSEWVPADWYDRYNRRFEDYRLPKSKEDRYTLGEQIGRDGMQLWQRLGNHPELAQLRNLPAMETLRQVWLQQFMIQDEQLKWRPASDLPPASLLINSPYDVEARFSKKRKTEWTGYKVHLSKSCDEELPHLIVNVETTAATTTDYEMTPEIHGHLAERDLLPGEHLLDKGYMSADNLVDSQEQRIDLIGPVAEDPSWQAQAGEGFASAAFVIDWEKKQATCPQGHPSHQWSLLKQKNTTVYNFRFHKKHCDNCLVRGKCTKSATSTRSLTIQPQAGYEALRAARQRQKKEAFWQQYAKRAGVEGTISQGIAIADLRHARYIGLAKTHLQHILTALGMNILRLGDWWSGTPQAQTRISPFARLKPSLAAA